The Spirochaetota bacterium DNA window TGATGGCGCCGCCCGAGAACAAGGAGGGGATGAGGAAGTACACCCTCGCGGTGCTCCTGTCGGGCAAATTCGACAGCCACTTCAAGGGCCGGGAGGTCCCGAAGGAGACCGACCCGAAAAAGGCCCAGGTGAAAACGGAGAATATCAGCGTCGGCAAGGCGGACAGGACCACGCCGGCCGGCACCACCAGGGTGATCGTGGTTGGCTCGTCCGAGATAACCCGCTCCGGCTTTCTCATGAACTCGAAGCGGATCATCTCCAGCGCCATGTCACAGGCCGATGAGCAGGACAAGGTCTTCTCCAACGGTTTTTTCATCCACAGCATGGCCGATTACCTGCTGGGCAATTCGTACATACCCGAAATGAGCAGCAAGAGCCTCGATTACAACCCCCTGGACAAGATCGGCGACGGAACCAAGATCATACTCAAGGCGCTCAATATCGGCGGCGTTCCCGTGCTGGTCGTGATCGCGGGCCTTGTCATCTGGAAGCGGCGGCTGCGGCGCAGGAAGGGCATACAGGAGCGTTTTTCCCGGGAGGCGGGCAATGAATAAGAAGATCATCATCAGCGTTTCCATCATCGCCGTCCTCATCCTGTACATCATCATCGCCAACGTGAGGCGTTCGCCGGACGCGCCGGACCTGCCGGTAATCGACGCGAAGGCCGACGAAATACTCATCAACCGCGAGGCCGGCGTCATCAGGCTCTACAAAAAGGACGGGAAATGGGTGACGGGCGACAAGGCCTTCCCGGCAGACCTGAAGCAGGTCGAGGAGATCGAAAAGCGCTTCAAGGAGATGCGGCTCACGGATCTCATTTCGTCGAAGGGATATTACTCCCGGTACGACCTGACGCCGGACAAGTACGTCGAGGTCATGCTGAAGAAGGGCGAAACCATTCTCCGGCGCTTCAAGATAGGCAAGAAGGGCCCGACGAACCGCCACACCTTCGTGAAGATCGACGACCGCCCCGAGGTGTTCCTGGCCGAGGGGACCTTCGAGATCGTCCTGAACAAGACCCAGGACGACTTCCGGGACAGGGAGATCATAAAGATCAGGCGCGACGCGGTATCGGCCTTCACCGTGGAATACCAGGGCATGGCCTTCGCCTTTTCGAGGACGAAGGAGGCGAAGGCCGCCGGCAAGAAAGCGGATAAAAAGGACGCGAAGAAGCCCCAGGAGCCGGCCTGGGGACCCTGGACCTGCCGGGGTTACGAAACCGTCAAGCTCAACGACCCCATGGTGGACAACCTGATCCAGGCCCTGGAGCCGCTGCGGGCGTCCTCGTTCCCGGATATGCCCAAGGAGGCCCTGACGCAGAAGGTGTGCACGGTGCAG harbors:
- a CDS encoding DUF4340 domain-containing protein encodes the protein MNKKIIISVSIIAVLILYIIIANVRRSPDAPDLPVIDAKADEILINREAGVIRLYKKDGKWVTGDKAFPADLKQVEEIEKRFKEMRLTDLISSKGYYSRYDLTPDKYVEVMLKKGETILRRFKIGKKGPTNRHTFVKIDDRPEVFLAEGTFEIVLNKTQDDFRDREIIKIRRDAVSAFTVEYQGMAFAFSRTKEAKAAGKKADKKDAKKPQEPAWGPWTCRGYETVKLNDPMVDNLIQALEPLRASSFPDMPKEALTQKVCTVQVKANGKDIILTMYRNNDKYAAAASDYPYVFEVDKYVVERFFITGLDKFRAAAKQ